The following are from one region of the Acomys russatus chromosome 32, mAcoRus1.1, whole genome shotgun sequence genome:
- the LOC127183870 gene encoding tripartite motif-containing protein 43-like, protein MEPDISQAFKEELTCLICLDSLIDPVTVSCGHSFCRACLCLSWEDKQIPVPCPTCRHPSQHKDLRTNILLKRLVSIARQHSLMKYLSSEEHRCVTHKETKRIFCEENWIPLCQLCSDSQEHMGHRHCPIEAAAEGQMERLLKQMASLWEKTQENQEDLEAEKTMKSQWMEYVTLRKEMIRTEYRKLHPRLYEEERQHLECVNLEGQTFIEKLRKSEAMMVQNRSQLIEMYQELMRMSHQPYVLLLQDLEAMFKRSESVQLCLPQAMEPELRALPITGLTERSNCFRVNIAFEYVTRFTYNIDRLLNNMRRFYSTSWCQGMTVESAGHTLAARGSQSFTSGKYYWEMDLRDSWDWVGSPASHKHLGDPAGPCKLATGTDQAGFCLPNCAGMDNYGK, encoded by the exons ATGGAGCCAGACATCTCACAAGCTTTCAAGGAAGAGCTCACCTGCCTCATATGTCTGGACAGCCTTATAGATCCAGTCACCGTCAGCTGTGGCCACAGCTTCTGtcgggcctgcctctgcctttcctgggAAGACAAGCAGATCCCTGTTCCCTGCCCCACGTGTAGGCATCCATCCCAGCACAAGGACCTCAGAACCAACATTCTTCTGAAGAGGCTGGTGTCCATTGCCAGACAACACAGCCTGATGAAgtacctgagctctgaggagcacAGGTGtgtgacccacaaggagacaaagAGGATCTTCTGTGAGGAGAACTGGATCCCCCTCTGTCAGTTGTGCTCTGACTCCCAGGAGCACATGGGTCACAGACACTGTCCCATTGAAGCAGCTGCTGAGGGGCAAATG GAGAGACTTCTAAAGCAGATGGCATCTTTATGGGAGAAGACCCAAGAAAATCAGGAGGATCTAGAGGCAGAGAAGACAATGAAGTCTCAGTGGATG GAGTATGTGACTCTGCGGAAAGAGATGATCAGGACAGAGTACAGGAAGCTGCACCCACGCCTCtatgaggaagaaaggcagcATCTGGAGTGTGTGAACCTTGAAGGCCAAACTTTTATAGAGAAACTCAGGAAAAGTGAAGCCATGATGGTCCAAAACAGGAGTCAGCTGATTGAGATGTATCAAGAGCTGATGAGGATGTCCCACCAGCCATATGTGCTGCTGCTCCAG gATTTGGAGGCCATGTTCAAGAG GAGTGAGTCAGTGCAGCTGTGCCTGCCCCAGGCTATGGAACCAGAGCTCAGGGCCCTGCCCATCACTGGACTCACTGAAAGGTCCAACTGCTTCCGAG TGAACATTGCCTTTGAATATGTCACGAGATTCACTTACAACATTGACCGATTATTAAATAACATGAGAAGATTCTACTCGACATCTTGGTGTCAGGGGATGACTGTGGAATCTGCTGGACACACTCTTGCTGCCCGGGGATCACAGAGCTTCACCTCTGGGAAATATTACTGGGAGATGGATTTGAGAGATTCCTGGGACTGGGTT ggcagtccagcctctcaCAAGCACTTAGGAGACCCTGCTGGGCCATGTAAATTGGCCACGGGGACTGACCAGGCTGGGTTTTGTCTACCCAATTGTGCAGGCATGGACAACTATGGCAAGTAG
- the LOC127184037 gene encoding zinc finger protein 717-like, protein MSEYVDLVSFEDVTVNFTWEEWQNLNDTQRMLYRNVMLETYSSLLSLGQCIPKPELIFKLEQGAEPWTAEDPANHSVPGFCTVDGTIETNKKSQKKHLWRVTANSPNGATEETGGLENMLYLCSMNISNFVVNNRNCSGVKSERLNGYQNTCLASDPNGVCTAEKYNDCCAAGKSLRCPEQFGQHSKVQTGQQDLEYSGEGKDAKEAKLLKKITSSVRLKMELSSCKHNECEQVSAKSDVVAEVGKASFRKKCNPTKHQAPYSGSKSCKCLESKKTFTSKLDLTVHQGTHNPRKAHVCIQCEKAFSTHSSLTIHQRIHTGEKPYGCSECDKTFRQKSALIVHERTHTGEKPFECQECGKAFQHKWYLKMHQRTHTGEKPYECKECGRAFLKKSYLKMHQGTHKSEKPYECEECGKTFHNRSYFNMHHRTHTGEKPYACAECGKAFYQKSDLRRHQRIHSSEKLHECKECGKAFQNKSYLKTHQKVHTGEKPYECKECGKAFQNKSYLSKHQIIHTGEKPYECSKCGKTFQWKLVLSKHHRTHTGEKPYECIQCGKAFGYRSSLIVHELIHSGEKPYECNVCRKTFSQKSNLSRHQRTHSHGEL, encoded by the exons ATGAGTGAATATGTG GATTTGGTGTCGTTTGAGGATGTCACTGTGAACTTCACCTGGGAGGAGTGGCAGAATCTCAATGACACTCAGAGGATGCTGTACAGGaacgtgatgctggagacctacagcaGCCTGCTGTCACTGG GGCAGTGCATCCCTAAACCTGAGTTGATCTTCAAATTGGAACAGGGGGCGGAGCCCTGGACAGCAGAAGACCCTGCAAACCACAGTGTGCCAG GCTTCTGCACTGTGGATGGTACAATTGAGACCAACAAGAAGAGTCAAAAGAAACATCTGTGGCGAGTCACTGCCAACAGCCCCAATGGAGCAACCGAGGAGACAGGTGGATTAGAAAACATGCTTTATTTATGCTCCATGaacatttcaaattttgttgTAAATAATAGAAACTGTTCAGGAGTGAAGTCTGAGAGGTTGAATGGATATCAGAATACATGTCTTGCTTCTGATCCCAATGGAGTGTGTACTGCAGAGAAATACAATGACTGTTGTGCAGCAGGGAAATCCCTCAGATGTCCTGAGCAGTTTGGTCAACATTCCAAGGTTCAAACTGGACAGCAGGATCTTGAATATAGTGGAGAAGGGAAAGACGCAAAGGAGGCAaaactcttgaaaaaaattacttCATCTGTGAGACTTAAGATGGAACTGAGCTCCTGTAAGCATAATGAATGTGAGCAAGTTTCTGCTAAGTCAGATGTCGTGGCTGAGGTAGGGAAGGCCAGTTTCAGGAAAAAATGTAACCCCACTAAACATCAAGCACCATACTCAGGGAGCAAATCTTGTAAATGCCTTGAAAGTAAGAAAACCTTTACTAGCAAGTTGGACCTTACAGTTCATCAGGGGACACACAACCCGAGAAAAGCCCATGTGTGTATCCAGTGTGAGAAAGCCTTTAGCACTCACTCTTCCCTGACTATTCATCAGAGAATTCACACAGGAGAAAAGCCCTATGGATGCAGTGAGTGTGATAAAACCTTCCGGCAAAAGTCAGCCCTCATTGTCCATGAGAGAACTCACACTGGGGAGAAACCCTTTGAATGTCAGGagtgtggtaaagccttccaACATAAGTGGTACCTCAAAATGCACCAGAGAACTCACACTGGTGAGAAACCATATGAATGCAAAGAATGTGGAAGGGCCTTTCTGAAGAAGTCATACCTCAAGATGCATCAGGGAACTCACAAGAGTGAGAAGCCATATGAATGTGAAGAATGTGGAAAAACCTTCCATAACAGGTCATACTTCAACATGCATCATAGAACTCACACTGGTGAGAAGCCCTATGCATGCGccgagtgtgggaaagccttttaCCAAAAGTCAGACCTCAGGAGGCATCAGAGGATCCACAGCAGTGAGAAATTACATGAATGCAAAGAATGCGGAAAAgcttttcaaaataaatcataCCTCAAAACTCATCAGAAAGTTCACACAGGTGAGAAACCATATGAATGTAAAGAGTGTGGAAAAGCATTTCAGAACAAGTCATATCTCAGCAAGCATCAGATAATCCACACAGGCGAGAAGCCCTATGAGTGCAGTAAATGTGGGAAAACCTTTCAGTGGAAGTTGGTCCTCAGTAAGCATCACAGAACCCACACTGGCGAGAAGCCCTACGAGTGCATTCAGTGCGGGAAAGCGTTTGGCTACAGATCATCCCTTATTGTACATGAGTTGATTCATTCTGGggagaaaccctatgagtgtaACGTATGTAGAAAAACCTTTTCACAGAAATCAAACCTGAGCAGGCACCAGAGAACTCACAGCCATGGGGAGTTGTGA